The window TGCGTCCACCGCGTCCACCGCGCCCGCCCGCGGGCGGCTCGGCAGAAGCGGGCGGGTTCGGCGGCGTGTCGCCGTGCCTGGGCCTGAAGCTCTTCATCGAGGCCCAGGCCTGGATCAGCGTGCCGTCCACGCTGAAGTGGTCCTGCGACAGCAGCCGCTTCACCCGCGGGATGGCCAGCACCGCACTCAGGAACGCCGCCGCCACGCTGCCGTCGAGCAGGCGGTCGCGGTTCTTGGAGAAGGTCGAGGCGTCCCACACGGGATCGTCGATGCCCAAGCCCACGAACCAGCGGAACAGAAGGTTGAAGTCGAGCTGCTTCATCAGCTGGCGCTCGGACCGCACCGAATAGAAGACCTGCAGCAGCATCGCCCGCAGCAGCTGCTCGGGCGGGATCGAGGGACGGCCGATCTCCGAGTAGATCTCGCCGAAGCGCCCGTCGAGCGACGCCAGAGCTTCGTTCACCAAAGCCCGGATCGTACGCAGGGGATGATCCGAACGGACCCGCTGCTCCAGGTCCACGTAGGAAAACAGCGAGCCGCTCCGGCTGTCCTGTCCGCGCACTCGATACTCCCCCCATGAGCAAGGCGGAGTGAATCACGAACTGGCCAGACCCCGAAGCCTTTTTCAGCGGCCTGCTAGAGGAGCCTTCCTGCGCGCCTTCTCAAGAACTGCGGCAAGACATCTAGATGTCATCTGTCTGTCGCGTAGTGCGGGGTAGATCGGCCGCCAAGTCGGGACGAAAAGGTGGCACGATGGCTGCGATAGCGCTTGAACGCGTCAGCAAGAGTTTCGGACGCAATCCCGTTCTGAAGGACGTATCGCTCGAAGTCGGTGATGGTGAATTCGTCGCTCTGCTGGGTGCGTCCGGTTGTGGGAAGTCGACACTACTCCGGCTGATCGCAGGTCTGGATTCTCAGGATTCCGGCGAGATCCGGATCGACGGCCGCCGGATGGATGACCTGCCTCCCGCCGAGCGCGACATCGCCATGGTGTTCCAATCCTACGCGCTCTACCCACATCTGACGGTCGAGCAGAACATCGCCTCGCCGCTCCGCGTGAAGCGGCTCAACGCCTTAGAACGCCTGCCCCTCATCGGAGCCATGGTCCCCTCGGCACGGCGATCCCGGCGGCAGATTCGCCGTGAGGTCGCGACGGTGGCGGCAACGCTCGGCATCGAACATCTGCTCGATCGCCGGCCGGAGCAGCTGTCCGGCGGCCAGCGACAGCGCGTAGCCATCGGGCGCGCCGTCGTGCGCCGACCGCGCGCCTTCCTCATGGACGAACCCTTATCCAACCTCGACGCAGCCCTGCGCGGCCAAATGCGGGACGAGTTGGCGCAACTGCATCAGCGGCTCGGCGCGACGATCGTCTACATCACCCACGACCAGACCGAGGCGATGACGATGGCGGACCGGATCGCGGTCATGCGATCCGGCGAGATCCTTCAGGTCGGCCGACCGACCGAGATCTACGACGATCCCGCCTACCTAGCCGTGGCCGAGCTTGTCGGAACGCCGCGCATCAACCTTTTGGAGGGCTGCCTCACACCGGATGGCGCCGTCAGGGTCGGCCGCTTCACAGTTCCCGGCGCGGTGCAGCCGGCGCTCACGGCAGCCAACGCCGGGCGAGTGACGCTCGGCATCCGGCCCGAAGCCCTGGCGATGGTGGGGCCCGAGGCGACCGGATGGTCCGGTATCGTGCGCCGAGTGGAGCATCTCGGCTCCGAGCGGACGTTGCTCGTCGATCTCGACGACACCGCCGGCCGCCTCCTCGTCCGGTCGGACCCTTTCATGCCGTCAGCTCCAAGGGCCGGTGAACGGGTGCACTTGGCGACCAAACCCGGCCGCATCCTTCTGTTCGGTCCTGATGGCGCCCGTCTGCCGCTGTCCGGGAGCCGAGCCGCGCAGGCGAACGCCGCCGCGTAACAGCTTCGGTCGCGTGATCGGGCGCGCGACCGTGCCAACACGCCCGAACTAATCACCGGAGATCACCATGACCATCGAACGCATGGCGGTCGGCCTACTGGCCGCCTCAGCCTCCCTGTGCGCGCTGTTGTCCGCGACAGCCGCCTCCGCCACCACCCAGCTCAACCTCGTCGAAGTCCTGACCAATCCGGCCAGGACGGAGCTCCTCAACGCGCAGCTCGCCCAGTTCTCGAAAAGGTCAACCTCATCTCGCTGCCATACGACTCGTCCTTCGAGAAGCTGCTGGCGATGTACAAGTCGGGGCAGGCTGAACCGCTCCGGGTTTCTCGGAGGCTGATTGGCTTGGAATTTACGCCGTCATCGGAATGGCCTCAAGCGCGGCGTAGAAGGCCGCTTCGGCTTCGGCCGGCGGGACGTTGCCGATGGGCTCGAGCAGCCGGCGGTGATTGTACCAGTCGACCCATTCAAGCGTGGCGTATTCGACGGCCTCGAACGACCGCCATGGCCCCCGCCGGTGGATCACCTCGGCCTTGAACAGGCCGTTGATGGTTTCAGCGAGGGCGTTATCGTAACTGTCTCCTATGCTGCCGACTGAGGGTTCGATGCCGGCTTCGGCAAGTCGCTCACTGTACTTTATGCGTACGCCTACGGCGAGGGCCGCGGAAACGGGGCTTGCGGGTTTCGTCGCGGCGTGATCGCGGGTCGGGAAGGCCCGGGGCTGAGCGTCCGGGTCAGGCTGCGACGTCGAGGCTCGCCGGGGCGGCCGAGGTCGGCTTCCAGTTCCACGGCAGCAACTCGGCGAGGCGCTGGGCCGGGTGAGACGCGATGCGGCCGAGCACGTCGGCCAGCCAGGCCTGCGGGTCGACGTCGTTCAGCTTCGCCGTCACGATCAGGCTGTTGAAGAAGGCCGCCCTCTGTCCGCCGCGGTCCGAGCCGGCGAACAGCCACGCCTTGCGGCCCAGAGCCAAGCCGCGCAGGGCCCTCTCGGCTGCGTTGTTGCTGAGGCACACGCGCCCGTCGTCGAGGAAGCGGGCGAAGGACGGCCAACGCTCGAGCATGTAGTCCATGGCCCGGGCCACCTCGGCACCGCGCGGCAGGCGGGCGCGCTCGGCGCGCATCCAGCCTTCCAAGGCCGCCACGATCGGGGCGGAGCGCTCGTGCCGCGCCGCCAGGCGCTCGGCCGTTGGCCGGCCGTTCACCTCCCGCTCGATGGCGAACAGCTCGTCCATGCGCCGCACGGCTTCGAGCGCCAGCGGCGCGATCACCGCCACCTTCTTGCGGGCCCTCTGGCGCGCCGCGGCCTCGATGTCGGCCAGCTCAAAGAACTTCCTCCGCGCGTGGGCCCAGCTTGCGTCAGGGTAAGCCCTGGAAAGGAGGACGGATGTGACCTGAAACCTTTCATCGTGATCCAGAGGGTTCGACACCCTCCCGGTAGAGGCGGAGCCCGCCAGCCGGAAGCGAGTCTTGCATGGGCGGCGGCAACGCCGCTCGTGAAGCGTATACAGCGGGTACTGAAGCCCTGCCGTAAGCCTCGAGATCATGAAAGCGTCGAAGCCTTCGCCGTGTTGGGTGCGGGGGCAGCACCGGGACGGCCGTCATGGTCAGGCCGTCCGGTTCGACCGGGGTCTTGGAGCAGGGCAAAGGTACGGGATGGGTCACCTGGGAACCTGAGAGGTCCCGCCGACACCCGCGTGGAAACCGCCGGAATGGGAGCGCCGGCTCAACAAGGCTCAGGCCCGGTCGCCGGCTTGGCGACGACCGGGAGCGCTTCGGCGAGCACGAAAAGCCAGGACCATGCGGAAGCCCGAGGCGAAGGCATAAGCCGAAGGCCGAGTGCGGCGGGACGTCGTAGCGGCTTCATAGTACCGCCGAGGGCGGGGAACCGGGCTCACCGGGACCCGCCGGAGGGAAGGGGGCCGCCGCGCGCGATGAACCATTGACGGGAAACACGGGAGAGAACCCTGCGTCTCACAAACCTGTCCACGAAACGACAATGGATAGCCGATCTGGCGAGGACGCATCCCGAGCGGGTGCTGACCTCGCTGCACCACCTGATCGACCTCGACTGGATGGCCGAGGCCTATCGCCTGACGCGCAAGGATGGCGCGCCGGGCATCGACGGTGTGACGGCCAAGGACTACGAGGCGAACCTGGAGGCCAATCTTTCGGACCTCATGGCGCGCATCAAGTCCGGACGCTACGTCGCGCCGCCGGTGCGTCGGCATCTCATCCCCAAGGCGGATGGGTCGATGCGGCCGCTCGGCATCCCGACGTTGGAAGACAAGGTGGCGCAGCGGGCGATCCTCCTGCTGCTGGAGCCGATCTACGAGGCGGAGTTCCTGCCGTGCTCGTACGGCTTCCGGCCGGGACGCTCGGCCCATGATGCCCTGCGCGCTTTGCGCACGGGGTTCATGGAGCAGGGGCTCCGCTGGGTGGTGGATGTCGATATATCGAAATATTTCGACACCATCGACCACGGGCACCTGCGAAGCTTCCTCGACCGGCGAGTCACGGACGGCGTCGTCCGGAGGATGATCGACAAATGGCTGAAGGCAGGGTGCTCGACAAGGGCGTCCTTCGCCGTACGACGGGAGGCACGCCCCAGGGTGGTGTGATCTCGCCGCTGCTCTCGAACATCTACCTGCATTACGTGCTGGACAGATGGTTCGAGACCGTGGCGCGGCCGCACCTGCGGGGGCGTTGCCTGCTGGTTCGCTACGCCGACGATGCGGTGATGGCGTTCGAGGACCACGCGGCCGGCATCAAGATGCTGGCCGTGCTGGGCAAGCGGTTCGGCCGGTACGGGCTCACGCTCCATCCGACCAAGACCCGCTTCGTGGATTTCCGGTTCCGGCGCCCGCAAGGGTGCCATCCGAGGGCAGCGGGAACGACGTTCGACTTCCTCGGCTTCACCCACGTGTGGGGAAAGTCGCGCAAGGGCAGGAACGTCGTCGCCCAGGTGACGGCCAAGGACCGTTACGCGCGGGCGCTCGCGTCCGTGAACGAGTGGCTCAGGCGAAACCTGCACCGCCCGTTCCGGGAGCAGCATACGCGTCTGTCACGGGTGATCCGGGGACACTGCGCCTACTACGGCATCACCGGCAACGGCCGGCGGATCCGTTGGTATCACAACCAGATCGTACGGGCCTGGAGAAAGTGGCTCGCGCGGCGCGGCCGCCACAGCAACCTGCCGTGGCAGCGCTTCCGAGCCATGCTCGCGCGGTACCCTTTGCCCGCGGCCTTGATCGTCCACAAGTACGCCGCTCCTTGAGCGAACCATGCGCGCGAAGAACCGGATGCGGGAAATCTGCACGTCCGGGTCTGTGAGGGGCGGGGATGGGAACATCCTCGCCTACTCGGCAGAAGGCGAGCTTCACCCGGTCGCCCTTCGTCAGGGCGCGGTAGCCCTCATACCCGTCCACCTGCAGCACGCCGGCGAAGCCGGCGAGATGTGCCATGGGCCGCTCGGCCTTGCGGTCGGGGGCGTAGACGTAGGCCACCGCCGGCGGATCGGCGCCGCCCCAGGGGCGATCGTCGCGCGCATAGGCCCACAGCTGCCCGGTCTTCGTGCGCCCACGGCCGGGGTCGAGCACCGGCGCGGTCGTCTCGTCGGCGAAGAGCTTCGTCGACGCCCGAAGGTGGTCGAGCAGCCGCCCGTGCACGGGTTCGAGCAGCAGCGCCGCGCGCCCCACCCAGTCGGCCAGGGTGGAGCGGTCCAGGAGGACACCCTGGCGGGCGAAGATCTGCGCCTGCCGGTACAGCGGCAGGTGGTCCGCGTATTTCGACGCGAGCACCTGCGCCACGGTGGCGTCGGTGGGCAGCCCGCCCTCGATCAGCCGCGCCGGTGCGGGCGCCTGGGCCACGCCGTCCGTGCAGGCCCGGCAGGCGTATTTCGGCCGGCGCACCACCAGCACGCGGAACTGCGCCGGCACCACGTCGAGCCGCTCGGACACGTCCTCGCCGATGCGATGCAGCGGGGCCGAGCAGCACGGGCAGCTGTCGTCGGCGATGTCCACCACGGTGTCGATCCGCGGCAGGTGGGCCGGCAGCGAGCCCCGGTTGGCCCGGCGCTTGGCGACGCGGGCGGCGCGCACGGTCGGAGCCGCCGCCTCGGCGCTGGCCTCGTCGGCCGCCTCGGCCTGCTCGGCCTCCTCCAGCCCGAGCTGGAGCTGATCGAGGGGCAGGCTCTCCGCCCGGCGGCCGAAGCGGTGGCGCTGGAGTTCGCGGATGATCTTGCGCAGCCGCTCGTTCTCGGCCCGCTCGGCCGCCAGCATGGCCTGCAGGGCGGCGGGGTCGTCGGAGGGGGCGGGCTCGCTCGGGATCACAGAGGGATCAGATCACACCCGAGCCCCGCGCGCGACGCCTTCGCCTGTTCTCGCCTAACCGGCCAGCCGCGGCACGGCCACCTCACGCGGCACGTGCACGCGCCGCCAGTCGAGCCCGTCGACGAGCGCCGCCATCTCGGCGGCGGTCAGCCGGACGGCACCATCGCCCGGCTTCGGCCAGCGGAACGCGCCCGCCTCCAGCCTTTTCGCCACCAGCACCACGCCAGTGCCGTCGAAGAACAGGAGCTTGAGCCGGTCCGCCCGTTTCGAGCGGAAGGCGAACACCGTGCCGCAGAACGGGTCGGCGCCCAGCTGTTCGCGCACCAGCATGGCGAGGCCGTCCATGCCCTTGCGGAAGTCCACCGGCCGGGTGGCCAGCATGACGCGTACCGCGCCCGCGGGACCGATCACGTGCCGGCCCTGAGCGCGCCGATCACCGCCGCGATCGCGCCGGCGTCGGCATCCCGGCCCACCCGCACCACGACGCCGGCGATCTCCAGCTCGATGCTCGCCTCCTCGATCCGCTTCCGGCGCCTGCGCGGCTTCGGGCCAGTCGGCGCCTCATCACGGGGCGGCGCCTCGGGCTCGGAGGCCACGATGACGGGCACGAACAGCGGTCGCTCGGCGGGCAGAGACGACGATGGCCCGAGGCGAGCCAGTCGGCGCCAGCCGAACAGCTGCTGGGACGTCAGGCCGTGACGGCGCGCGACCCCGCAGACCGAGGTCCCGTCCGCGTAGCTTTCGTCGACGATCGCCGCCTTTTCGGCCGCGGTGAAACGGCGTCGGCGCCCTCCGCCGGTGAACACGTCGAAGCGCTGCGGCCCCTCCGACACGTGCATATGCTCAGGTATAGACATGGATCGAAGCCTCCTGCGGCCTCGATCATCCATCACCCGGTCAGGCTCCAGAAGGTGGGGCCGGGGCGACGCTTACGTTGCAGGACGAGGTACGGAGGATGCTCTTGCGTGGCCGGACGCGCTAGTGAAATTGACGGCGTAGTCGGCTCAGACCGGAATCTGCTGCAACCCTAAGGAACGGGGCCGACAGCACTGGGACCGGGCCCCAGCCTACGTCGAGTGATTGATCACCATCCTCGCTCAACACTCGTGTCCCGCAAACGACCCCGGAAGCGACCGTCCGCTTTCGAGGCCGCCGCTTCGGCTCTGATCGGCCGATATGGGTCGACAGGCGACGGCGCTGAGGCGGGGCGTCGCTTCCGGTGACGCTGACCCGGCGATCAGGCACGTGGGCCCGGATGGGTTCGTCCCGCAGGACCCATGCGTCACGGGCGGCGTCGGTTATCTCACGGGACCGGCGTCGAAAGCAGAACGATCTGGCCGAGAGGGGGCCAAGTGATTTGAGGCGGGCTGTGTGAGACAACAGACCTTCCGACCGTGCTACGCAGACGTATGGAAACCAAACTTCCCGTCCCGCGCGCCATCCTCGTCGGCGTCCAGCTTCCCGGCGTCGATGACGCGGCCCATGCGGCAAGCATCGAGGAACTCGGCCGCTTGGTGAAGACGCTGGGCTACCAAGTCGTCGGCACCCTGTCGCAGCGACGCGAAGCGCTCGACGGCTCGACCGTGTTCGGCAAGGGACGGATACAGGATTTGGCGGCGCTCACCGGCGGAACGGGCGTGGTCGGAACGATGGCGACCGCGCCGAAGTCGAAGGCGCGGGAGCGCTTCGACGAGGGCGCCGAGCCGGCTTTCGTGCCGGACCAGCCGGGGCAGGACAGGCAGCCGTCGGCCGACATCGTGATCGTCGACCACGAGATCTCGCCGAGCCAAGCGCGGAACCTGGAGCGGGCGACGGGCGCCGACGTGCTCGACCGCACCGGCGTGATCGTGGAGATCTTCCACCGCCACGCGCGCAGCCGCGAGGCGAAGCTCCAGGTGGAGATGGCCCGGCTGCAATATGTCGTTCCACGCCTTCGCGAGTCCTCGACGGGGGGCGGCCGTCAGCGCGGGGTCGGCGCGGGCGAGTCCAACATCGACCTCGACCGCCGCAAGGTCCGAGACCGCCGCGCCGAACTCAAGGCGCAACTTGACGAGATCCAGCTCGACGACGAACAGCGTCGCTCCGCGCGCGGCGACCAGTCGCGTGTCGCGCTGGTCGGATACACCAACGCGGGCAAGTCGTCGCTGATGCGTGCTCTCACGGGGAGCGAGGTTCTTGTGGCCGATCAGCTCTTCGCGACGCTCGACACCACCGTGCGGGCGCTGCGGCCGGAAACCTCGCCCCGCGTGCTCGTCTCCGATACGGTGGGCTTCATCAAGAAACTTCCGCACGACCTCGTCGCCTCGTTCCGGTCGACGCTGGCCGAAGCGCTCGATGCGTCGTTGCTGCTCTACGTGGTCGACGCTTCCGACCCGACCTACGAGGCGCAACTCGAGGTCACCCGGTCCGTCCTGCACGAGATCGGTGCGGATGCGGTGCCCTCGCTGCTGCTGCTGAATAAGATGGACCGGGTGGACGACGCCCATCGGGCCGTCCTGGCGGAGAGGCATCCCGAGGCGATCTTCCTTTCGGCGAGTTCCATCGCCGACGTGGCGGCGCTGCGCGCGACGGTGATCGCCTTCTTCGAGGCCGCCATGGTGGAGGACCGGCTCACGTTGCCCTATGCCAAGCAGGGGCTGCTCGGCGCCGTCTACGAGAACGCGCGCGTGCTCTCGGAGGAGTTCGACGCGGAAGGCCGCGTGCTGCACGTCCGCGGGCTTCCAGGCGGGATCGCGCGCCTGCGCAAGATTCTCTCAGCCTCGTAGAAACGGCATGCGTCAGCGAAAGCGTGCCACAGGTTGACCTCGTTCGGCAAGGACTGTAGTGGGCGCGCAACCGTCGGTATGGTTGAGCCGAGAGTGTCTGCTTCGGAGCATGCGTGATTTGGAGCGGTATGCCCGAGATGGGTCGTATCCGGCTTTTGCTCGCAACGTAGTGAGACTGAATGGGAAGCGTCACACAAGTTTCGAGAAGCGTTCGCATCGTGTTAATCCTCGGCTTTCGGACAGGATCAGTGACATGAGGCCGGATGCTTCCGATTACAGGCTGGGAGAGAAGGGCCTACATCAACCGGAACCGCCAGCGAGACGGCGATCCTGAGAAGGTCGCCCTGACGTCGCACGCCGGTCTTGCTGAAGATGCGTTGCAGGTGAGTCTTCACGGTTGAGAGTTCGACGTCGAGAGCCGCCGCGGCCTCATCGACCGTGCGGCCGGTCACGATCTGATCGAAGATGCGGCTCTCCGCCGGCGTGAACCCGAACAAGGCAGATACGACCTCGGTCGGCGGCACGAAGGGATCGTCGGTCCGGGCGACGAAGACCGCTGCGGCCGCACCGCCGTCGACCGCCATGCGGCCAAGGCGGAGTGGGAGGACGTGGAGGGCGGCCTTGCCGCCGCCATGGCGCGACACCGGTATTCCGAGCCCCCTCCGTGCCATGGCGCTCTCATCGGTCTTCGCCTGCGTGACCGCCACCGCAAGCGCTTTGGTGACACCGCCGACCGTGCTGGAAACGACGCCGCCGCGCACACGGATCAGGTCAGCGGCCGCCAACATTTCCTTGGCCGCGGGATTCGCATGGATGAGCCTCAGATCGGCCGCGACCAGAAGGACGGGTGCGGACAAGGTGTCGACCACACCCGCGAAAGTGAATCGCGCTAAAGCCGTCAGGTCCAGCAGTCGATTGATCGTCGCCGCCCGCTGAAGGTGCGGGACCAGCAATCGGGCGATCTCGAACTCGCGCGTGCCGATCGACCCGGCGCTCTCATGCCGGCCGAAGGCCACGGAACCGACAGCCCTCGCATCGCGGGCCAGCGGAATGGCAAGGACATCGATCAGGCCCTGCGGTCGGGCCCATTCGAGGGAGTACCGGTTCTGCGTCAGGTCGTAGCGTACGACATCGGGATTGACTTGGCTCAGGACCGCTGGCCGGTCGAGGGGCCATTGCATGATGACGGGCATGCCACCCCATTGGTCCAGGACGTCGGGACCATAGTCCGCCATGCTGCTGAGGTAACGTTGCGGGATGTTCACCGTCTCGTTCAGCAGCACCTCGCCCGCCGGCAGGCTGTGCAGGGAGAGGGTGGCGTTCCCGAAGTTC is drawn from Lichenibacterium dinghuense and contains these coding sequences:
- a CDS encoding ABC transporter ATP-binding protein, which produces MAAIALERVSKSFGRNPVLKDVSLEVGDGEFVALLGASGCGKSTLLRLIAGLDSQDSGEIRIDGRRMDDLPPAERDIAMVFQSYALYPHLTVEQNIASPLRVKRLNALERLPLIGAMVPSARRSRRQIRREVATVAATLGIEHLLDRRPEQLSGGQRQRVAIGRAVVRRPRAFLMDEPLSNLDAALRGQMRDELAQLHQRLGATIVYITHDQTEAMTMADRIAVMRSGEILQVGRPTEIYDDPAYLAVAELVGTPRINLLEGCLTPDGAVRVGRFTVPGAVQPALTAANAGRVTLGIRPEALAMVGPEATGWSGIVRRVEHLGSERTLLVDLDDTAGRLLVRSDPFMPSAPRAGERVHLATKPGRILLFGPDGARLPLSGSRAAQANAAA
- a CDS encoding reverse transcriptase domain-containing protein, which produces MLTSLHHLIDLDWMAEAYRLTRKDGAPGIDGVTAKDYEANLEANLSDLMARIKSGRYVAPPVRRHLIPKADGSMRPLGIPTLEDKVAQRAILLLLEPIYEAEFLPCSYGFRPGRSAHDALRALRTGFMEQGLRWVVDVDISKYFDTIDHGHLRSFLDRRVTDGVVRRMIDKWLKAGCSTRASFAVRREARPRVV
- a CDS encoding reverse transcriptase domain-containing protein, whose amino-acid sequence is MAEGRVLDKGVLRRTTGGTPQGGVISPLLSNIYLHYVLDRWFETVARPHLRGRCLLVRYADDAVMAFEDHAAGIKMLAVLGKRFGRYGLTLHPTKTRFVDFRFRRPQGCHPRAAGTTFDFLGFTHVWGKSRKGRNVVAQVTAKDRYARALASVNEWLRRNLHRPFREQHTRLSRVIRGHCAYYGITGNGRRIRWYHNQIVRAWRKWLARRGRHSNLPWQRFRAMLARYPLPAALIVHKYAAP
- the tnpB gene encoding IS66 family insertion sequence element accessory protein TnpB (TnpB, as the term is used for proteins encoded by IS66 family insertion elements, is considered an accessory protein, since TnpC, encoded by a neighboring gene, is a DDE family transposase.), with the translated sequence MIGPAGAVRVMLATRPVDFRKGMDGLAMLVREQLGADPFCGTVFAFRSKRADRLKLLFFDGTGVVLVAKRLEAGAFRWPKPGDGAVRLTAAEMAALVDGLDWRRVHVPREVAVPRLAG
- the tnpA gene encoding IS66-like element accessory protein TnpA, with amino-acid sequence MSIPEHMHVSEGPQRFDVFTGGGRRRRFTAAEKAAIVDESYADGTSVCGVARRHGLTSQQLFGWRRLARLGPSSSLPAERPLFVPVIVASEPEAPPRDEAPTGPKPRRRRKRIEEASIELEIAGVVVRVGRDADAGAIAAVIGALRAGT
- the hflX gene encoding GTPase HflX, which translates into the protein METKLPVPRAILVGVQLPGVDDAAHAASIEELGRLVKTLGYQVVGTLSQRREALDGSTVFGKGRIQDLAALTGGTGVVGTMATAPKSKARERFDEGAEPAFVPDQPGQDRQPSADIVIVDHEISPSQARNLERATGADVLDRTGVIVEIFHRHARSREAKLQVEMARLQYVVPRLRESSTGGGRQRGVGAGESNIDLDRRKVRDRRAELKAQLDEIQLDDEQRRSARGDQSRVALVGYTNAGKSSLMRALTGSEVLVADQLFATLDTTVRALRPETSPRVLVSDTVGFIKKLPHDLVASFRSTLAEALDASLLLYVVDASDPTYEAQLEVTRSVLHEIGADAVPSLLLLNKMDRVDDAHRAVLAERHPEAIFLSASSIADVAALRATVIAFFEAAMVEDRLTLPYAKQGLLGAVYENARVLSEEFDAEGRVLHVRGLPGGIARLRKILSAS
- a CDS encoding helix-turn-helix transcriptional regulator; amino-acid sequence: MDDIISAATLSSLIGLIYDAAINPGAWAKALDAIRTELNFGNATLSLHSLPAGEVLLNETVNIPQRYLSSMADYGPDVLDQWGGMPVIMQWPLDRPAVLSQVNPDVVRYDLTQNRYSLEWARPQGLIDVLAIPLARDARAVGSVAFGRHESAGSIGTREFEIARLLVPHLQRAATINRLLDLTALARFTFAGVVDTLSAPVLLVAADLRLIHANPAAKEMLAAADLIRVRGGVVSSTVGGVTKALAVAVTQAKTDESAMARRGLGIPVSRHGGGKAALHVLPLRLGRMAVDGGAAAAVFVARTDDPFVPPTEVVSALFGFTPAESRIFDQIVTGRTVDEAAAALDVELSTVKTHLQRIFSKTGVRRQGDLLRIAVSLAVPVDVGPSLPACNRKHPASCH